Proteins from one Mycobacterium adipatum genomic window:
- a CDS encoding tyrosine recombinase XerC → MEPLLEEFDEYLALQRGRSAHTRRAYLGDLRSLFDFTGGGLDTLTLPRLRSWLAAQAGAGAARTTLARRTSAIKTFTAWALHRGLLGSDPAARLQTPKAHRTLPSVLRKEQALDAMDALNSGAQQGDPIALRDRLIVEMLYATGIRVSELCGLDIDDVDRSRRVLRVLGKGNKERTVPFGEPAERALAAWLDSGRPAVAKPTSGAALLLGSRGARLDQRQARTVVHQTMSAVDGAPDIGPHGLRHSAATHLLEGGADLRVVQELLGHSTLATTQLYTHVTVARLRAVHDQAHPRA, encoded by the coding sequence CTGGAACCGCTGCTCGAGGAATTCGACGAGTACCTGGCCCTGCAACGCGGCCGGTCGGCGCACACCCGGCGCGCCTACCTGGGTGATCTGCGGTCGCTGTTCGACTTCACCGGTGGCGGTCTGGACACCCTGACGCTGCCCAGGCTGCGCTCCTGGCTGGCCGCGCAGGCCGGCGCCGGAGCGGCCCGCACCACGCTGGCCCGGCGCACCTCCGCGATCAAGACCTTCACCGCATGGGCGCTGCACCGCGGCCTGCTGGGCAGCGACCCCGCCGCCCGGCTGCAGACGCCCAAGGCGCACCGGACCCTGCCATCGGTGCTGCGGAAAGAGCAGGCGCTCGACGCCATGGATGCGTTGAATTCCGGTGCGCAGCAGGGTGATCCGATCGCACTTCGGGACAGGCTGATCGTCGAGATGCTCTACGCCACCGGCATCCGTGTCAGCGAGCTGTGCGGACTGGACATCGACGATGTCGATCGTTCCCGGCGGGTGCTGCGGGTGCTGGGCAAGGGCAACAAAGAGCGCACCGTGCCGTTCGGCGAACCCGCCGAGCGCGCGCTGGCCGCCTGGCTGGACTCCGGCCGGCCGGCCGTGGCCAAACCCACCTCCGGTGCCGCACTGCTGCTGGGTTCGCGCGGGGCCCGCCTCGACCAGCGCCAGGCCCGCACCGTGGTGCACCAGACCATGTCCGCCGTCGACGGCGCCCCCGATATCGGCCCGCATGGCCTGCGACACAGCGCCGCCACCCACCTGCTGGAGGGTGGTGCCGATCTGCGCGTCGTGCAGGAACTGCTGGGCCACTCGACGTTGGCCACCACCCAGCTCTACACCCACGTCACCGTCGCGCGGCTGCGTGCGGTGCACGATCAGGCGCACCCACGGGCTTGA
- the rpsB gene encoding 30S ribosomal protein S2: MAVVTMKQLLDSGAHFGHQTRRWNPKMKRFIFTDRNGIYIIDLQQTLTYIDSAYEFVKETVAHGGSVMFVGTKKQAQESIAEEATRVGMPYVNQRWLGGMLTNFSTVHKRLQRMKELEAMEQTGGFEGRTKKEILMLTREKNKLERSLGGIRDMAKVPSAIWVVDTNKEHLAVAEARKLNIPVIAILDTNCDPDVVDYPIPGNDDAIRSAALLTKVIASAVAEGLQARSGAGKAEAGQDGAAEPLAEWEQELLAGATTSPADGAAAETTTDAS, translated from the coding sequence ATGGCTGTTGTAACCATGAAGCAGCTGCTCGACAGCGGCGCTCACTTCGGGCATCAGACCCGACGCTGGAACCCCAAGATGAAGCGGTTCATCTTCACCGACCGCAACGGCATCTACATCATCGACCTGCAGCAGACGCTGACCTACATCGACTCGGCCTACGAGTTCGTCAAGGAGACCGTCGCCCACGGCGGATCGGTCATGTTCGTCGGCACCAAGAAGCAGGCCCAGGAATCCATCGCCGAAGAGGCGACCCGCGTCGGCATGCCGTATGTCAACCAGCGCTGGCTGGGCGGCATGCTCACCAACTTCTCCACCGTGCACAAGCGTCTGCAGCGGATGAAGGAGCTGGAGGCCATGGAGCAGACCGGTGGCTTCGAGGGGCGAACCAAGAAGGAAATCCTCATGCTCACGCGTGAGAAGAACAAGCTCGAGCGCAGCCTCGGTGGTATCCGGGACATGGCCAAGGTTCCGTCGGCCATCTGGGTCGTCGACACCAACAAGGAACACCTCGCGGTTGCCGAGGCCCGCAAGCTGAACATCCCGGTCATCGCGATCCTGGACACCAACTGCGACCCCGATGTCGTCGACTACCCGATCCCGGGCAACGACGACGCCATCCGTTCGGCCGCACTGCTGACCAAGGTCATCGCCTCCGCGGTCGCCGAGGGCCTGCAGGCCCGTTCGGGTGCCGGCAAGGCCGAGGCCGGCCAGGACGGCGCGGCCGAGCCGCTGGCCGAGTGGGAGCAGGAGCTGTTGGCCGGTGCGACCACCAGCCCCGCCGACGGCGCTGCCGCCGAGACCACCACCGACGCTTCTTAA
- the dprA gene encoding DNA-processing protein DprA has protein sequence MTVDAVRRAWAYLSRVAESPCPALTAFVAGHGPVEAAARIKAGAMPSELAGRIAARVHIDTASEDLEMLDRRGGRLITPDDTEWPHLAFTVFDNDEVQRRESGRHPMVLWAIGPARLDEVAARGAAIVGTRAATAYGEHVAADLSAGLAERNVAVVSGAAYGIDGAAHRAALGVDGVTVAVLAGGIDVPYPAGHSALLHRICGTGLVVSEYPPGMRPARHRFLTRNRLVAALSGATVVVEAGLRSGAANTAAWAEAMGRVVCAVPGPVTSAASAGCHVLLRRGAQLISRPEEIIEIVGKIGELADDPEHPQTPLDGLSREEMLVYEALPGRGSRSIEEIAVEAGMPAEQVLGPLALLEIAGRVQRREGQWRIVRDAPQPAR, from the coding sequence ATGACCGTCGACGCGGTGCGGCGTGCGTGGGCGTATCTGTCGCGGGTGGCCGAGTCGCCGTGCCCGGCGCTCACGGCGTTTGTCGCCGGCCACGGACCGGTGGAGGCGGCCGCCAGGATCAAGGCCGGTGCGATGCCCAGCGAACTGGCGGGTCGGATCGCCGCGCGTGTGCACATCGACACCGCCTCGGAGGATCTGGAGATGCTGGATCGCCGCGGCGGGCGGCTGATCACCCCGGACGACACGGAGTGGCCCCATCTCGCGTTCACCGTGTTCGACAATGACGAGGTTCAACGCCGGGAATCGGGCCGGCACCCGATGGTGCTGTGGGCGATCGGTCCGGCCCGCCTCGATGAGGTGGCGGCCCGCGGTGCGGCGATCGTCGGTACCCGGGCGGCCACCGCGTACGGCGAGCACGTGGCCGCCGACCTGTCCGCGGGCCTGGCCGAGCGCAATGTCGCGGTGGTGTCCGGGGCCGCCTACGGTATCGATGGCGCGGCCCACCGCGCCGCGCTGGGCGTCGACGGTGTCACCGTGGCCGTGCTGGCAGGGGGGATCGATGTTCCCTATCCCGCAGGGCATTCCGCGCTGCTACACCGGATCTGCGGTACCGGTCTGGTGGTCTCGGAGTATCCGCCCGGTATGCGACCGGCGCGGCACCGCTTCCTGACCCGCAACCGGCTCGTCGCCGCGTTGAGCGGAGCCACCGTGGTCGTCGAGGCGGGACTGCGCAGCGGAGCGGCCAACACCGCCGCCTGGGCAGAGGCGATGGGGCGGGTGGTGTGCGCGGTGCCGGGTCCGGTGACCTCCGCGGCCTCGGCGGGCTGCCACGTGCTGCTACGGCGGGGCGCCCAGCTGATCAGCCGTCCCGAGGAGATCATCGAGATCGTCGGCAAGATCGGCGAGCTCGCCGACGATCCCGAACACCCGCAGACCCCGCTGGACGGGCTGTCCCGGGAGGAGATGTTGGTGTACGAGGCGTTGCCGGGGCGGGGATCGCGCAGCATCGAGGAGATCGCGGTGGAAGCCGGTATGCCCGCCGAGCAGGTGCTGGGTCCACTGGCGTTACTGGAGATTGCCGGGCGGGTGCAACGTCGTGAGGGTCAGTGGCGGATCGTGCGGGACGCACCGCAGCCGGCGCGGTAG
- the tsf gene encoding translation elongation factor Ts has translation MANYTAADVKRLRELTGAGMLDCKNALVETEGDFDKAVEVLRIKGAKDVGKRAERATAEGLVAAKDGALIELNSETDFVAKNAEFQGLAEQIVTAAAASKAADVDALKAAKAGDKTVEELIADLSAKIGEKLELRRVAAFDGTVETYLHKRSADLPPAVGVLVEYTGGDAEAAKEVAHAVALQIAALKAKYLTREDVPEDIVANERRIAEETAKEEGKPEQALPKIVEGRVTGFYKDVVLLDQPSVSDNKKSVKALLDEAGVTVTRFVRFEVGQA, from the coding sequence ATGGCCAACTACACCGCTGCCGACGTCAAGCGCCTTCGGGAGCTGACCGGCGCCGGCATGCTCGACTGCAAGAACGCTCTGGTCGAGACCGAGGGTGATTTCGACAAGGCCGTCGAGGTGCTGCGCATCAAGGGCGCCAAGGACGTCGGCAAGCGCGCCGAGCGCGCCACCGCCGAGGGCCTGGTCGCCGCCAAGGACGGCGCCTTGATCGAGCTGAACTCGGAGACCGACTTCGTCGCGAAGAACGCCGAATTCCAGGGTCTTGCGGAGCAGATCGTGACCGCCGCGGCCGCCTCCAAGGCTGCCGACGTGGACGCCCTCAAGGCCGCCAAGGCCGGCGACAAGACCGTCGAGGAACTCATCGCGGATCTGTCGGCCAAGATCGGCGAGAAGCTGGAACTGCGTCGCGTCGCGGCCTTCGACGGCACGGTCGAGACCTACCTGCACAAGCGGTCGGCCGACCTGCCGCCCGCCGTCGGCGTGCTCGTCGAGTACACCGGTGGCGATGCCGAGGCCGCCAAGGAGGTCGCGCACGCGGTCGCGCTGCAGATCGCCGCGCTGAAGGCCAAGTACCTCACCCGTGAGGACGTGCCGGAGGACATCGTGGCCAACGAGCGTCGCATCGCCGAGGAGACCGCGAAGGAGGAGGGCAAGCCGGAACAGGCTCTGCCCAAGATCGTCGAGGGTCGCGTCACCGGCTTCTACAAGGATGTCGTGCTGCTCGACCAGCCGTCGGTGTCGGACAACAAGAAGTCCGTCAAGGCGCTGCTCGACGAGGCCGGCGTGACCGTGACCCGGTTCGTCCGCTTCGAGGTCGGCCAGGCCTAA
- a CDS encoding DUF1206 domain-containing protein encodes MAFKGTVNRVTESRTVESIARAGYPVSGLLHLLIAYLIVRIAFGFRGEADQTGALAVLAAQRGGSVSLWMVAFGLVALSLWRLAEVVLGLHPGESPRAHKRAAPLVNRFKAFGLAVVYLALAFAAVQFALGVGEQGSDRAEGLSARLMRSGSGKAVLVAVGFAIVAFGGYFIYKGASRKFLTDLTVPGGRLMTTLGIVGHVAEGVVLCAAGVSVLLASFMQDPSRATGLDAAVRALGQAEHGQTMLLAAAIGFAAYGLYSVALTKYSRM; translated from the coding sequence ATGGCCTTCAAGGGCACCGTCAACCGCGTCACGGAAAGTCGCACCGTCGAGTCGATCGCTCGTGCCGGCTATCCCGTGAGTGGATTGCTGCATCTATTGATTGCCTACCTCATCGTGCGGATCGCGTTCGGTTTCCGCGGCGAAGCCGATCAGACCGGGGCATTGGCGGTACTCGCCGCGCAGCGCGGTGGTTCGGTGTCGTTGTGGATGGTGGCCTTCGGGCTGGTCGCACTGTCGCTGTGGCGGCTGGCCGAGGTTGTGCTGGGTCTGCATCCGGGCGAGAGCCCTCGGGCCCACAAACGCGCGGCGCCCTTGGTGAACCGGTTCAAGGCATTCGGACTTGCGGTCGTGTACCTGGCGCTGGCCTTCGCGGCGGTGCAATTCGCCCTCGGGGTAGGTGAGCAGGGCAGCGATCGGGCAGAAGGCCTGAGTGCCCGGCTGATGCGGAGCGGGAGCGGTAAGGCCGTTCTGGTGGCTGTCGGTTTCGCGATAGTGGCCTTCGGGGGCTACTTCATATACAAGGGGGCATCTCGAAAGTTCTTGACAGACCTCACGGTCCCGGGTGGGCGGCTGATGACGACACTGGGCATCGTGGGACATGTGGCGGAGGGCGTCGTGCTGTGTGCGGCTGGCGTATCGGTGCTTCTTGCGTCATTCATGCAGGATCCCTCGAGGGCGACGGGACTGGATGCTGCGGTGCGGGCGTTGGGACAGGCGGAGCACGGCCAGACGATGTTGTTGGCGGCGGCGATCGGTTTTGCCGCGTACGGCTTGTACAGCGTTGCGCTGACCAAGTATTCGCGAATGTGA
- a CDS encoding M23 family metallopeptidase, giving the protein MRVLPVLLAAAFLAAAPAAAEAGRLQWPLRPSAAVTRGFDAPAPNWQRGHRGVDLAGAPGQTVYAAAGGTVVFAGELAGRPLVSVQHAGGLRTSYEPVRPAVRAGQRVDAGTALGGLLEGHPGCPVPACLHWGAMWGAAARADYVDPLGLLAVTPIVLKPVGAPDRAPHAAARR; this is encoded by the coding sequence ATGAGAGTTCTGCCGGTGCTGCTGGCGGCCGCATTCCTGGCTGCCGCGCCCGCGGCGGCCGAGGCCGGCCGGCTGCAGTGGCCGCTGCGCCCCTCGGCGGCGGTGACCCGCGGTTTCGACGCACCGGCGCCGAACTGGCAGCGCGGGCACCGCGGCGTGGATCTGGCCGGCGCCCCGGGGCAGACCGTCTACGCCGCCGCCGGCGGCACCGTGGTGTTCGCCGGTGAGCTGGCCGGCCGTCCGCTGGTGTCGGTGCAGCATGCGGGCGGCCTGCGCACCAGCTACGAACCGGTGCGCCCGGCGGTCCGGGCCGGGCAGCGGGTGGACGCCGGGACGGCACTCGGCGGGTTGCTGGAGGGGCATCCGGGGTGTCCGGTACCGGCGTGCCTGCACTGGGGTGCGATGTGGGGCGCGGCGGCCCGCGCGGACTATGTGGATCCGCTGGGACTGCTGGCTGTCACCCCGATCGTGCTCAAGCCCGTGGGTGCGCCTGATCGTGCACCGCACGCAGCCGCGCGACGGTGA
- a CDS encoding siderophore-interacting protein has translation MAGRPIHTFEVISSEQLAPHMIRLVLGGVGFDTFTPGHYTDSYVKIVIVDPDVDIVSLPHPLTLDSFNKLPENKRPTVRTYTVRSVDDSLRQISIDFVVHGEQGVAGPWAAAAQPGQLAYLMGPSGAYAPDPAADWHLLAGDESGLPAISAALEAMPPNAIGKAFIEVSGPDDEIPLTSPDGVDVHWIYRGGRADLVGEDKAGDNAPLIAAVKETLWLPGQVQVFVHGEAQAVMHNLRPYLRKERGVEAKWASISGYWRRGRTEETFRQWKAELAKAEAGQQD, from the coding sequence ATGGCGGGACGTCCGATTCATACCTTCGAAGTGATCAGCAGTGAGCAGCTGGCACCGCACATGATCCGGTTGGTGCTCGGTGGTGTCGGGTTCGACACCTTCACACCCGGTCACTACACGGACTCCTACGTCAAGATCGTCATCGTCGACCCCGATGTCGACATCGTCTCGCTGCCGCACCCGCTTACCTTGGACAGCTTCAACAAGCTTCCCGAGAACAAGCGCCCCACCGTGCGCACCTACACCGTGCGATCGGTTGACGATTCGCTGCGCCAGATCTCCATCGACTTCGTCGTCCATGGCGAGCAGGGGGTCGCCGGCCCCTGGGCGGCCGCCGCGCAGCCCGGGCAACTGGCCTACCTGATGGGACCGTCCGGTGCGTATGCGCCCGATCCCGCCGCGGACTGGCACCTGCTGGCCGGCGACGAGTCCGGACTACCGGCCATCAGTGCGGCACTGGAGGCCATGCCGCCCAACGCGATCGGCAAGGCCTTCATCGAAGTCAGTGGTCCCGACGACGAGATCCCGCTGACATCGCCCGACGGCGTCGATGTGCACTGGATTTACCGGGGCGGCCGCGCCGACCTCGTCGGCGAGGACAAGGCCGGCGACAACGCCCCCCTGATCGCCGCGGTCAAAGAGACGCTGTGGCTGCCCGGTCAGGTGCAGGTATTCGTGCACGGTGAAGCGCAAGCCGTCATGCACAACCTCCGTCCCTACCTGCGCAAGGAACGCGGCGTCGAAGCCAAGTGGGCCTCCATTTCCGGCTACTGGCGTCGTGGGCGCACCGAGGAGACATTCCGGCAATGGAAAGCGGAACTGGCCAAGGCGGAGGCCGGCCAGCAAGACTGA
- a CDS encoding alpha-hydroxy-acid oxidizing protein produces the protein MAFGDYQLEIYLQGLAGVVPSLPMAFAELEQRAQAAMSPSVWSYVAGGAGDERTQRVNVSAFDHWGLMPRMGAGATERDLTVDLFGLTLPSPVFMAPIGVTGICSRDGHGDLAAARAAARTGVPMMVSTLTADPLEDVAAEFGDTPGFFQLYTPKDRDLAASFVARAEAAGFKAIVVTLDTWVPGWRPRDLSTSNFPQLRGHCLSNYFSDPVFRASLPQSPEENPQGAILKWVSTFGQPVTWDDLTWLRSLTRLPLLAKGICHPDDVARARDAGVDGIYCSNHGGRQANGGIPAIDCLPDVVAAADGLPVLFDSGIRSGADIVKALALGATAVGVGRPYAYGLALGGTDGVVHVLRSLLAELDLTMAIDGYRALADLTPDTLRRVQ, from the coding sequence ATGGCATTCGGCGACTATCAACTCGAGATCTACCTGCAGGGCCTGGCCGGGGTGGTGCCGTCGCTGCCGATGGCCTTCGCCGAGCTGGAACAGCGGGCCCAGGCGGCGATGTCCCCGTCGGTGTGGTCCTACGTCGCGGGCGGGGCCGGCGATGAACGCACCCAGCGCGTCAATGTCAGCGCCTTCGACCACTGGGGCCTGATGCCGCGGATGGGGGCGGGCGCCACCGAACGCGACCTGACCGTCGACCTGTTCGGGCTCACCTTGCCGTCGCCGGTGTTCATGGCGCCGATCGGCGTCACCGGGATCTGCAGCCGCGACGGCCACGGCGATCTGGCCGCCGCCCGCGCCGCGGCGCGCACCGGAGTGCCGATGATGGTGTCCACCCTCACCGCCGACCCGCTGGAGGATGTCGCGGCCGAATTCGGCGACACACCAGGGTTTTTCCAGCTCTACACCCCGAAGGACCGCGATCTGGCGGCCAGCTTCGTCGCCCGGGCCGAGGCCGCCGGCTTCAAGGCGATCGTCGTCACGCTGGACACCTGGGTGCCGGGCTGGCGTCCGCGCGACCTGAGCACCTCGAATTTCCCGCAGCTGCGCGGGCACTGCTTGTCCAATTACTTCAGTGACCCGGTGTTCCGCGCGAGCCTGCCGCAGTCCCCGGAGGAGAACCCGCAGGGCGCCATCCTCAAGTGGGTGTCCACCTTCGGTCAGCCCGTCACCTGGGACGATTTGACCTGGCTGCGCTCGCTGACCAGGCTGCCGCTGCTCGCCAAGGGGATCTGCCATCCCGACGACGTGGCCCGTGCCCGCGACGCCGGCGTCGACGGCATCTACTGCTCCAACCACGGCGGCCGCCAAGCCAACGGGGGCATCCCGGCGATCGACTGCCTGCCCGATGTGGTGGCCGCCGCCGACGGGCTGCCGGTGCTGTTCGACTCCGGTATCCGCAGCGGCGCCGACATTGTCAAGGCGCTCGCGCTGGGGGCAACCGCGGTCGGTGTCGGCCGGCCGTATGCCTACGGCCTGGCGCTCGGGGGCACCGACGGTGTGGTGCACGTGCTGCGCTCGCTGTTGGCCGAGCTGGACCTGACCATGGCGATCGACGGCTACCGGGCACTGGCAGATCTCACCCCGGACACGCTGCGGCGCGTCCAGTAG
- a CDS encoding YraN family protein has product METWTRAEIGALGEQLAVQHLEAMGLTVLERNWRCRYGELDVIALDEAARVVIFVEVKARTTDRFGGVAYAVTPDKVRRLRRLAGLWLAGGGGRWSGVRIDVIGIRFGRTRTPELTHLQAVG; this is encoded by the coding sequence ATGGAAACCTGGACTCGCGCCGAGATCGGTGCACTTGGTGAGCAGTTGGCGGTGCAGCACCTGGAAGCCATGGGGTTGACGGTGCTGGAGCGCAATTGGCGGTGCCGGTATGGCGAACTGGATGTGATCGCGCTCGACGAGGCGGCCCGGGTGGTGATCTTCGTCGAGGTGAAGGCGCGCACCACCGACCGGTTCGGCGGTGTCGCGTACGCGGTCACCCCGGACAAGGTGCGTCGGTTGCGACGGCTGGCGGGGTTGTGGCTGGCCGGCGGGGGCGGGCGATGGTCGGGGGTGCGCATCGATGTGATCGGGATACGGTTCGGTCGCACGCGCACACCGGAGCTCACCCATCTGCAGGCGGTCGGCTGA
- a CDS encoding YifB family Mg chelatase-like AAA ATPase, translating to MPLGRAFAVAIRGLDGVTVEIEADITGGLPGVHLVGLPDTALQEARDRVRAAITNCGNSWPDTRLTLALSPATLPKGGSMYDLALASAVLSAHLKTSWARLEKTVLLGELALDGRVRPVHGVLPAVLAAKRDGWQSVVVPLDNLAEASLVDGIDVWGVPHLRQLQDWFGGKGQLAGRITDAAPYVPPECRDLADLIGQTAARVAVEIAAAGAHHLMLTGPPGIGKTMLAQRVPGLLPPLTEEEAIEVTAIHSIAGTLAPDTPLITRPPFIAPHHSSTVAAMVGGGTGIARPGAVSRAHRGVLFLDEYAEVGTNVLESLRTPLEEGEIRLARRDGVARYPARFQLILAANPCPCAPTDPKDCLCNAGAKRRYQGKLSGPLVDRVDLKVEMHPIRAGAFTHEVGESTAAVRSRVAAARAAAAQRWQPIGVRTNAEVPGPALRQRFRPGDATMAVLRAAVDRGKLNLRGADRTLRIAWSIADLAGVNSPTPDHVATALSFRQGGVS from the coding sequence ATGCCGCTCGGGCGCGCCTTCGCCGTCGCAATCCGGGGCCTGGACGGCGTCACGGTGGAGATCGAGGCCGACATCACCGGTGGGCTGCCGGGTGTGCATCTGGTGGGGTTGCCCGACACCGCTCTGCAGGAGGCCCGGGACCGGGTGCGTGCGGCGATCACCAACTGCGGCAACAGTTGGCCGGACACCCGGCTGACGTTGGCGCTGTCGCCGGCGACCCTGCCCAAGGGGGGTTCGATGTATGACTTGGCGTTGGCGTCGGCGGTGCTGTCGGCGCACCTGAAGACGTCGTGGGCCCGGCTGGAGAAGACGGTGCTGCTCGGTGAGCTCGCCCTCGACGGCCGCGTGCGGCCGGTCCACGGTGTGCTGCCCGCGGTATTGGCGGCCAAGCGCGACGGTTGGCAGTCGGTGGTGGTGCCTCTGGACAACCTGGCCGAGGCCAGCCTGGTCGACGGGATCGACGTGTGGGGTGTGCCGCACCTTCGGCAGTTGCAGGACTGGTTTGGTGGCAAGGGTCAGTTGGCGGGCCGGATCACCGACGCCGCACCGTACGTGCCGCCCGAATGCCGGGATCTCGCCGATCTGATCGGGCAGACCGCGGCGCGGGTCGCGGTGGAGATCGCCGCCGCGGGAGCGCACCATCTCATGCTGACCGGACCGCCTGGGATCGGCAAAACGATGCTGGCCCAACGTGTGCCGGGCCTTCTTCCGCCGCTCACCGAGGAAGAGGCCATCGAGGTCACCGCCATCCACTCGATTGCCGGGACGCTGGCGCCGGACACCCCGCTGATCACCCGGCCGCCCTTCATCGCCCCTCACCACTCCTCGACGGTGGCGGCGATGGTGGGCGGCGGGACGGGAATCGCGCGCCCGGGAGCGGTCAGTCGCGCCCATCGCGGAGTGCTGTTCCTCGATGAGTACGCCGAGGTCGGGACCAATGTGCTGGAGTCCTTGCGTACGCCGTTGGAGGAAGGGGAAATTCGTCTGGCCCGCCGCGACGGCGTGGCACGTTACCCCGCCAGATTCCAGCTCATCCTGGCCGCAAACCCGTGTCCGTGTGCGCCCACCGATCCGAAAGACTGCTTGTGCAATGCCGGGGCCAAACGTCGCTATCAGGGCAAGCTGTCGGGCCCACTGGTGGATCGGGTCGACCTGAAAGTCGAGATGCACCCCATCCGGGCCGGAGCTTTCACCCATGAAGTGGGCGAATCGACCGCCGCGGTGCGCAGCAGGGTAGCCGCCGCGCGAGCGGCGGCGGCGCAACGGTGGCAGCCGATCGGGGTGCGGACCAACGCCGAGGTGCCCGGACCCGCGCTGCGCCAGCGATTCCGTCCCGGCGACGCCACCATGGCGGTGCTGCGCGCCGCCGTCGACCGCGGCAAACTCAACCTGCGCGGCGCCGACCGTACCCTGCGCATCGCGTGGTCGATCGCCGATCTGGCCGGGGTGAACTCACCGACACCGGATCACGTCGCGACGGCGTTGAGTTTCCGGCAGGGCGGTGTGTCATGA
- a CDS encoding amidase, with product MARIHAFGDDALGDLDAVGLVAALRSGAVSRDEVIDAAITRAEAVDPVLNGVAYRAFDTARAARPRGGFFSGVPTFVKDNADVAGMPTMDGTDAWTPRPAPADGDFARTYLGTGLVALGKTQLSEFGFSASAEHPRLGAVRNPWHTEHTAGASSSGSGALVAAGVVPIAHANDGGGSIRIPAACNGLVGLKPSRGRLPLDKQMRQMPLRIVANGVLTRSVRDTAAFYREAELLWRNPKMPVIGDVTGPGDTPLRIAFTTESIAREASPEIREATCKTAALLEGLGHRVTEIANPIPSSFKNDFLLYWSLLAFALVRGGKRTFGPSFDRDRLDNLTRGLEALAARNLHRMPLAIARLSRTRRITAQLGSQYDVLLTPTLAEVTPRIGHLDPTADYQQIIDRLIDWVAFTPLANVTGDPAMSLPLGRSASGLPIGMMFGATTGNERRLLQLAFQLEEASPFARLQD from the coding sequence ATGGCACGTATTCATGCATTCGGCGATGACGCCCTCGGTGACCTGGACGCGGTCGGTCTGGTAGCCGCGCTGCGCAGCGGCGCGGTGTCGCGCGATGAGGTGATCGACGCGGCGATAACCCGAGCCGAGGCCGTCGACCCGGTCCTCAACGGTGTCGCGTACCGGGCCTTCGACACCGCCCGGGCCGCCCGCCCGCGCGGCGGCTTCTTCTCCGGCGTGCCCACCTTCGTCAAGGACAACGCCGACGTCGCCGGCATGCCGACCATGGATGGCACCGACGCATGGACGCCGCGGCCGGCCCCCGCCGATGGTGACTTCGCCCGCACCTACCTAGGCACCGGACTGGTCGCACTGGGCAAGACGCAGCTCTCTGAGTTCGGGTTCAGCGCGTCCGCCGAGCATCCTCGCCTCGGCGCGGTGCGCAACCCGTGGCACACCGAGCACACCGCCGGCGCCTCGTCCTCGGGATCGGGCGCTCTGGTCGCGGCCGGCGTGGTCCCCATCGCGCACGCCAACGACGGTGGCGGTTCGATCCGGATCCCGGCGGCCTGTAACGGTCTGGTGGGCTTGAAACCGTCGCGTGGACGGCTTCCGCTGGACAAGCAGATGCGCCAGATGCCGCTGCGTATCGTCGCCAACGGCGTGCTCACCCGGTCGGTCCGTGACACGGCGGCCTTCTACCGCGAGGCCGAACTGCTGTGGCGCAATCCGAAGATGCCGGTCATCGGCGATGTCACCGGGCCCGGTGACACTCCGCTGCGGATCGCCTTCACCACGGAATCGATTGCGCGCGAAGCCAGCCCGGAGATCCGCGAGGCGACGTGCAAGACCGCCGCGCTGCTGGAGGGGCTCGGGCACCGGGTCACCGAGATCGCCAACCCGATCCCGTCGTCGTTCAAGAACGACTTCCTGCTGTACTGGTCGCTGCTGGCGTTCGCGCTGGTGCGCGGCGGGAAGCGGACCTTCGGGCCGAGCTTCGACCGGGACAGGCTCGACAATCTCACCCGCGGCCTGGAAGCGCTGGCGGCGCGGAATCTGCACCGGATGCCGCTGGCGATTGCGCGGCTGTCCCGCACCCGCAGAATCACCGCGCAACTGGGCAGCCAGTACGACGTCCTGCTCACCCCGACGCTGGCCGAGGTGACGCCGCGGATCGGGCACCTCGACCCGACGGCCGATTATCAGCAGATCATCGACCGGCTCATCGACTGGGTGGCCTTCACCCCACTGGCCAACGTCACGGGGGATCCCGCGATGTCGTTGCCGCTGGGCCGATCTGCATCCGGTCTGCCGATCGGGATGATGTTCGGTGCGACCACCGGTAACGAGCGCCGGCTGCTCCAATTGGCCTTCCAGCTCGAAGAGGCCAGCCCATTTGCGCGCCTGCAGGACTGA